Proteins encoded by one window of Antechinus flavipes isolate AdamAnt ecotype Samford, QLD, Australia chromosome 4, AdamAnt_v2, whole genome shotgun sequence:
- the TNFSF12 gene encoding tumor necrosis factor ligand superfamily member 12 isoform X1 has translation MATRRSQRRKGRRGVLGTALLPTLVLALGLSLACFGLLLMIISLGTQASPFSQDPAQQDREEEKEAEAVMQMISQSQNLAPILKRRVRLSRAVKGSKFRTRKVNAAHYEVRAMDGAQAGMDGTVSGWEEAKINSTSPLRYDAKSAEFTVTRAGLYYLYCQVHFDEGKAVYLKLDLLVDGSLALRCLEEFSATAASSPGPQLRLCQVSGLLLLRPGVSLKIRTLPSAHLKAAPFLTYFGLFQVQ, from the exons ATGGCCACCCGTAGGAGCCAGAGGCGGAAAGGGAGACGGGGGGTGCTGGGCACCGCCCTGCTACCCACCCTAGTCCTGGCCCTGGGCCTCTCTCTTGCCTGCTTCGGCCTTCTGCTAATGATTATCAGCTTGGGGACCCAGGCATCCCCATTCTCCCAG GACCCAGCCCAGCAagacagagaggaggagaaggaggctgAGGCAGTAATG CAAATGATTTCCCAAAGCCAGAATCTAGCTCCTATCCTGAAGAGAAGAGTACGCCTTTCCCGTG ctgTGAAGGGTTCAAAATTTCGGACTCGAAAAGTGAATGCAGCACACTATGAAG TTCGTGCAATGGATGGAGCTCAGGCTG GTATGGATGGGACAGTGAGTGGCTGGGAGGAGGCCAAGATCAATAGCACCAGTCCACTGAGATATGATGCCAAGAGTGCAGAATTTACAGTGACCAGGGCTGGCCTCTACTATCTGTACTGTCAG GTACACTTTGATGAGGGGAAGGCAGTTTACCTGAAGCTGGACTTGCTTGTGGATGGTTCTTTGGCTCTGCGCTGCCTGGAAGAGTTCTCAGCTACAGCAGCCAGCTCTCCAGGCCCACAACTCAGGCTCTGCCAAGTGTCAGGGCTACTGCTCCTTCGACCAGGAGTCTCCCTGAAGATCCGAACTCTCCCTTCAGCACACCTCAAGGCTGCCCCCTTCCTTACCTACTTTGGACTTTTTCAAGTGCAGTGA
- the TNFSF12 gene encoding tumor necrosis factor ligand superfamily member 12 isoform X2 produces the protein MATRRSQRRKGRRGVLGTALLPTLVLALGLSLACFGLLLMIISLGTQASPFSQDPAQQDREEEKEAEAVMQMISQSQNLAPILKRRVRLSRAVKGSKFRTRKVNAAHYEGMDGTVSGWEEAKINSTSPLRYDAKSAEFTVTRAGLYYLYCQVHFDEGKAVYLKLDLLVDGSLALRCLEEFSATAASSPGPQLRLCQVSGLLLLRPGVSLKIRTLPSAHLKAAPFLTYFGLFQVQ, from the exons ATGGCCACCCGTAGGAGCCAGAGGCGGAAAGGGAGACGGGGGGTGCTGGGCACCGCCCTGCTACCCACCCTAGTCCTGGCCCTGGGCCTCTCTCTTGCCTGCTTCGGCCTTCTGCTAATGATTATCAGCTTGGGGACCCAGGCATCCCCATTCTCCCAG GACCCAGCCCAGCAagacagagaggaggagaaggaggctgAGGCAGTAATG CAAATGATTTCCCAAAGCCAGAATCTAGCTCCTATCCTGAAGAGAAGAGTACGCCTTTCCCGTG ctgTGAAGGGTTCAAAATTTCGGACTCGAAAAGTGAATGCAGCACACTATGAAG GTATGGATGGGACAGTGAGTGGCTGGGAGGAGGCCAAGATCAATAGCACCAGTCCACTGAGATATGATGCCAAGAGTGCAGAATTTACAGTGACCAGGGCTGGCCTCTACTATCTGTACTGTCAG GTACACTTTGATGAGGGGAAGGCAGTTTACCTGAAGCTGGACTTGCTTGTGGATGGTTCTTTGGCTCTGCGCTGCCTGGAAGAGTTCTCAGCTACAGCAGCCAGCTCTCCAGGCCCACAACTCAGGCTCTGCCAAGTGTCAGGGCTACTGCTCCTTCGACCAGGAGTCTCCCTGAAGATCCGAACTCTCCCTTCAGCACACCTCAAGGCTGCCCCCTTCCTTACCTACTTTGGACTTTTTCAAGTGCAGTGA